From one Nonomuraea polychroma genomic stretch:
- the dnaG gene encoding DNA primase, translating into MAGRIRDVDIALVRERSPIADVIGEHIQLRNAGGGNLKGLCPFHDEKSPSFNVTPERGMYFCFGCSEGGDVITFVEKIEHLSFSEAVERLAQRAGIQLQYEQGGYVPRRDHGERARLIEAHKAAAEFYVGKLFGPDAAPGRRFLSERGFERADAEMFGVGYAPNEWEALTRHLLGRGFTAEELVKGGLAKEGRRGPIDRFRGRLIWPIRDATGDVIGFGARKLLDSDDGPKYLNTPDSPLYKKSQVLYGIDLAKREISKRSQAVIVEGYTDVMACHLAGVPTAVATCGTSFGAEHIKILRRFLLDQAEFRGEVIFTFDGDEAGQKAALRAFADEQKFVTQTYVAVQPDGLDPCDLRVKQGDAAVRDLIASREPLFQFAIRSTISRYDLRSNEGKIAALDAAAPIVAGIKDVGLRKRYAIDLDRWLGFMDERFVMQRIAAVAGAQQGRPQRAPRAAPVDPSIRVEGELLKLAVQRPALLGPRFDALDPQAFTAPDHVVLHKVIVAAGGVAAAGYGGREWVDLLLEHAHEEGARPLVTRFAVEAIQADAHTEERYAGAMLAAIEAIAVDRAIAQVKSRIQRLNPVEEQQEYNKLFGELVALEQQRRVLRDRAAGSQ; encoded by the coding sequence GTGGCTGGCCGGATCCGTGATGTCGACATCGCGCTCGTACGCGAGCGCTCACCCATCGCCGACGTGATCGGCGAGCACATCCAGTTGCGCAACGCCGGAGGCGGCAACCTCAAGGGCCTGTGCCCGTTCCACGACGAGAAGAGCCCGTCCTTCAACGTCACGCCCGAGCGCGGAATGTACTTTTGCTTCGGTTGTTCCGAAGGCGGCGACGTGATCACGTTCGTCGAGAAGATCGAGCATCTGTCCTTCAGCGAGGCGGTCGAGCGGCTGGCGCAGCGGGCCGGGATCCAGCTGCAATACGAGCAGGGCGGCTACGTCCCCCGGCGCGACCACGGTGAGCGGGCCAGGCTGATCGAGGCGCACAAGGCGGCGGCCGAGTTCTACGTCGGCAAGCTTTTCGGGCCTGACGCGGCTCCGGGCCGGCGGTTCCTGTCGGAGCGGGGGTTCGAGCGGGCCGACGCGGAGATGTTCGGGGTCGGCTATGCGCCCAACGAGTGGGAGGCGTTGACGCGGCATCTGCTCGGGCGTGGATTCACCGCCGAGGAGCTGGTCAAGGGCGGGCTGGCCAAGGAGGGGCGGCGGGGGCCGATCGACCGGTTCCGCGGGCGGCTGATCTGGCCGATCAGGGACGCGACGGGCGATGTGATCGGTTTCGGCGCACGGAAGTTGCTTGATTCCGATGATGGGCCGAAATATCTGAATACGCCTGACTCGCCGCTTTACAAGAAGAGCCAGGTCCTTTATGGGATTGACCTGGCGAAACGGGAGATCTCCAAACGGTCCCAAGCGGTGATCGTCGAGGGTTACACCGACGTGATGGCCTGCCATCTCGCGGGGGTGCCGACGGCGGTGGCCACGTGCGGCACGTCGTTCGGCGCGGAGCACATCAAGATCTTGCGCCGCTTCCTGCTGGACCAGGCCGAGTTCCGCGGCGAGGTGATCTTCACGTTCGACGGTGACGAGGCCGGGCAGAAGGCGGCGCTGCGCGCGTTCGCCGATGAGCAGAAGTTCGTCACGCAGACCTACGTCGCGGTGCAGCCCGACGGGCTCGACCCGTGCGACCTGCGGGTCAAGCAGGGCGACGCGGCCGTGCGGGATCTGATCGCGAGCCGGGAGCCGCTGTTCCAGTTCGCGATCAGGAGCACGATCTCCCGCTACGACCTGCGCAGCAACGAAGGCAAGATCGCCGCACTGGACGCGGCCGCGCCGATCGTGGCGGGGATCAAGGACGTCGGGCTGCGCAAGCGTTATGCCATCGACCTGGACCGGTGGCTGGGCTTCATGGATGAGCGGTTCGTCATGCAGCGCATCGCCGCGGTGGCCGGGGCGCAGCAGGGCCGCCCCCAGCGGGCGCCGCGGGCGGCGCCGGTCGACCCGAGCATCCGGGTGGAGGGAGAGCTGCTCAAGCTGGCCGTGCAGCGGCCCGCGCTGCTCGGGCCGCGCTTCGACGCGCTGGACCCGCAGGCGTTCACGGCGCCCGACCATGTGGTCCTGCACAAGGTCATCGTGGCGGCCGGGGGTGTCGCCGCGGCCGGATACGGCGGGCGGGAGTGGGTCGACCTGCTGCTGGAGCACGCCCACGAGGAGGGCGCCAGGCCGCTCGTGACGCGGTTCGCGGTGGAGGCGATCCAGGCGGACGCGCACACGGAGGAGCGATATGCGGGCGCGATGCTGGCCGCCATCGAGGCCATCGCGGTCGACCGGGCCATCGCCCAGGTGAAGTCGCGGATCCAGCGGCTCAATCCGGTGGAGGAGCAGCAGGAATACAACAAGTTGTTCGGTGAGCTGGTGGCGCTGGAGCAGCAGCGCCGGGTCCTGCGGGATCGAGCCGCGGGCAGCCAGTGA
- the rpoD gene encoding RNA polymerase sigma factor RpoD, with protein MADLVAKGRERGSVTVDDVAAALDRSELPSDALERVVRMLAENGVEVLEPQGDEESTRADEEDVGKRAPTSDLVRIYLREIGRVPLLTAEEEVELAKSIEAGLFAEDKLANGVSRLAFPEFRELVWQGTRAKQRLIEANLRLVVSIAKRYVGRGMLFLDLIQEGNLGLIRAVEKFDYTKGYKFSTYATWWIRQAITRAIADQARTIRIPVHMVETINKLVRVQRQLHQDLGREPIPEEIAKEMDLPVDRVVEIQRIAQEPVSLQSPIGEEDSDLGDFIEDADAVVPMEAAAFIMLQDQLDDILATLSDREQRIIQLRFGLADGHPRTLEEVGREFGVTRERIRQIESKTLAKLRHPTRAQMLRDYLD; from the coding sequence GTGGCGGACCTCGTCGCGAAGGGAAGGGAGCGCGGAAGCGTAACCGTCGATGACGTCGCAGCCGCGCTTGACCGATCCGAGCTGCCGTCCGACGCGCTGGAACGCGTCGTGCGGATGCTCGCCGAGAACGGCGTGGAGGTCCTCGAGCCGCAGGGCGACGAGGAATCCACCCGCGCCGATGAGGAAGACGTAGGCAAGCGAGCGCCGACCAGCGATCTCGTCCGTATCTACCTGCGCGAGATCGGCCGGGTGCCGCTGCTGACCGCCGAGGAGGAGGTGGAGCTCGCCAAGTCGATCGAAGCCGGCCTGTTCGCCGAGGACAAGCTGGCCAACGGGGTCTCGCGTCTGGCCTTCCCGGAGTTCAGGGAGCTCGTCTGGCAGGGCACCCGAGCCAAACAGCGGCTCATCGAGGCCAACCTCAGGCTCGTGGTGTCGATCGCCAAGCGGTACGTGGGCCGCGGCATGTTGTTCCTGGACCTGATCCAGGAGGGCAACCTCGGGCTCATCCGGGCGGTCGAGAAGTTCGACTACACCAAGGGTTACAAGTTCTCCACCTATGCGACCTGGTGGATCCGTCAGGCGATCACCCGGGCCATCGCCGATCAGGCGCGGACGATCCGCATCCCGGTGCACATGGTGGAGACGATCAACAAGCTCGTCCGCGTGCAACGCCAGCTCCACCAGGATCTCGGCCGTGAGCCGATCCCCGAGGAGATCGCCAAGGAGATGGACCTCCCCGTCGATCGTGTGGTGGAGATCCAGCGCATCGCCCAGGAGCCCGTGTCGCTGCAGTCGCCGATCGGTGAGGAGGACTCCGACCTCGGTGACTTCATCGAGGACGCCGACGCTGTCGTGCCTATGGAGGCCGCGGCCTTCATCATGCTGCAGGACCAGCTCGACGACATCCTGGCCACGCTGTCGGACCGTGAGCAGCGCATCATCCAGTTGCGCTTCGGCCTGGCCGACGGGCATCCGCGCACGCTGGAGGAGGTGGGCAGGGAGTTCGGGGTCACGCGGGAGCGCATCCGCCAGATCGAGTCGAAGACCTTGGCCAAGCTCCGCCACCCGACGCGCGCCCAGATGCTGCGGGATTACCTGGACTGA
- a CDS encoding transporter substrate-binding domain-containing protein → MKRVLVMVLALAATLVAGCGTSEPESIVDDDVLLIAVRQDLPSIGFLRADKEYEGFDVDVARYIAAKLGKDFLFVPVLAADRERVLLDGRADMVVATYTISQDRKAKVLFAGPYHISYQDILTRQGETIDNVRDLKGRKICEVQGSNAAQRVVAERSVAAELVPFADYAQCLAALKNKQVDAVTTNDVILAGLAMQDGSGLRLNNAQFNEQRTGVGLRKGDVAGCEAVNRAITDMYQDGTAAKLLHKWFDGSGLDLSTIAVPQFEGCS, encoded by the coding sequence GTGAAACGCGTCCTGGTGATGGTGCTGGCCCTGGCGGCGACCCTGGTCGCGGGCTGCGGGACCAGCGAGCCTGAGTCGATCGTCGACGACGACGTCCTGCTCATCGCGGTGCGCCAGGACCTGCCTTCGATCGGGTTCCTCCGGGCAGACAAGGAGTACGAGGGCTTCGACGTGGACGTGGCCCGCTACATCGCCGCCAAGCTCGGCAAGGATTTTCTCTTCGTCCCCGTGCTGGCGGCGGACCGGGAGCGGGTGCTGCTCGACGGGCGGGCCGACATGGTGGTGGCCACCTACACGATCAGCCAGGACCGCAAGGCCAAGGTGTTGTTCGCCGGGCCGTACCACATCTCGTACCAGGACATCCTGACGCGGCAGGGAGAGACGATCGACAACGTGCGTGATCTCAAGGGCCGCAAGATCTGCGAGGTCCAGGGGTCGAACGCGGCCCAGCGGGTCGTCGCGGAGCGGAGTGTGGCGGCGGAGCTCGTGCCGTTCGCCGACTACGCGCAGTGCCTGGCGGCGCTGAAGAACAAGCAGGTGGACGCGGTAACCACCAACGACGTCATCCTGGCGGGGCTGGCCATGCAGGACGGCTCGGGGCTGCGGCTGAACAACGCGCAGTTCAACGAGCAGCGCACCGGGGTGGGCCTGCGCAAGGGAGACGTGGCGGGCTGCGAGGCGGTCAACCGGGCGATCACTGACATGTATCAGGACGGGACGGCGGCGAAGCTGCTGCACAAGTGGTTCGACGGGTCCGGGCTGGACCTGAGCACGATCGCGGTCCCGCAGTTCGAGGGCTGCTCCTGA
- a CDS encoding FHA domain-containing protein: MATCPQGHASGSDDYCDVCGTQMAAAPPTSNAASNPAPVAEPAAESCPICQTPRAGQFCEVCGHDYSSAGSAAQRGHPTLHPEQGSASGQGNGAPVPLLATGGGARWEAVTAADRSYYEKVIAEGGPDADAVAFPPYCPERSFGLYGDQVRIGRRSRARNLEPEIDLTGPPEDPGVSHLHAVLLAQPDGSWMLVDPGSSNGTQVNGKPLKVNVPVKIAPGDRIHVGAWTVITIREGTP; the protein is encoded by the coding sequence ATGGCGACCTGCCCGCAGGGGCACGCGTCCGGCTCCGACGACTACTGCGACGTGTGCGGCACGCAGATGGCGGCCGCACCGCCGACCTCCAACGCGGCCTCCAACCCGGCCCCCGTCGCCGAGCCCGCCGCCGAGAGTTGCCCCATCTGCCAGACGCCGCGTGCCGGCCAGTTCTGCGAGGTGTGCGGCCACGACTACAGCAGTGCCGGATCCGCAGCGCAGCGAGGACATCCAACACTGCACCCCGAGCAAGGCTCGGCAAGCGGGCAGGGCAACGGGGCCCCCGTCCCGCTCCTGGCGACGGGTGGCGGGGCCAGGTGGGAGGCCGTGACGGCCGCCGACCGCTCCTACTACGAAAAGGTCATCGCCGAGGGCGGTCCCGACGCCGACGCGGTGGCGTTCCCGCCGTACTGCCCCGAGCGCTCCTTCGGCCTGTACGGCGATCAGGTGCGCATCGGCCGGCGCAGCCGGGCCAGGAACCTTGAACCCGAGATCGACCTGACCGGGCCGCCCGAGGACCCCGGCGTCTCGCACCTGCACGCCGTGCTGCTGGCCCAGCCGGACGGCTCCTGGATGCTGGTCGACCCCGGCTCCTCCAACGGCACCCAGGTGAACGGCAAGCCGCTCAAGGTCAACGTGCCCGTCAAGATCGCCCCAGGGGACCGGATCCACGTGGGCGCGTGGACCGTCATCACGATCAGGGAGGGCACGCCATGA
- a CDS encoding vWA domain-containing protein — MSDQPAFTLNIDQNKYLPLDGREVHAILTVGSTGGVTTQVVSSEAAEVIIVDTSGSMSGGKIREARQAAATAVRTLRDGVLFAVIAGTEKAGMVYPGGSPRLVKATAATKAEAERAIGRLLAHGGTAIGEWLNLAGHMLAAHPSAIKHALLMTDGQNNESDDVFSSVLAGWSGRFVVDSLGVGDDWVPAELRKVADAMLGTFDFVRNQTDLSEYFRRLTQTSMSKTVAELSLRVWVPQTARLKFVKQVSPTLLDLTGKRADVNPLTGDYPTGSWGAEEREYHVCVEVPPGQIGQEIRAGWVKLVRPDTGDVVASGNVLAQWTDDLAQSTRINGKVAHYTGQAELHELIQDGLSARAVGDVDTATARLARARELAAETGREDTARLLEKVVEVDPATGTARLRRNVDKADEIELDTGSVRTSRLRKEGF; from the coding sequence GTGAGTGATCAGCCCGCTTTCACGTTGAACATCGACCAGAACAAGTACCTGCCCCTCGACGGCCGCGAGGTGCACGCCATCCTCACCGTCGGCTCCACGGGCGGCGTCACCACGCAGGTCGTGTCCTCCGAGGCCGCCGAGGTGATCATCGTGGACACGTCGGGCTCGATGAGCGGCGGCAAGATACGCGAGGCCCGGCAGGCGGCCGCCACGGCCGTGCGGACGCTGCGCGACGGCGTGCTCTTCGCGGTGATCGCCGGGACCGAGAAGGCGGGTATGGTCTACCCGGGCGGCAGTCCGCGCCTGGTCAAGGCCACTGCCGCCACCAAGGCGGAGGCCGAGCGGGCGATCGGCCGGCTGCTCGCCCACGGTGGCACCGCCATCGGCGAATGGCTGAACCTGGCCGGGCACATGCTGGCCGCCCACCCCTCGGCCATCAAGCACGCGCTGTTGATGACCGACGGCCAGAACAACGAGAGCGACGACGTCTTCAGCTCCGTTCTGGCGGGTTGGAGCGGCAGGTTCGTGGTCGACTCCCTCGGGGTCGGCGACGACTGGGTGCCGGCCGAGCTGCGTAAGGTGGCCGACGCCATGCTCGGCACGTTTGACTTCGTCCGTAACCAGACGGATTTGTCGGAGTATTTCCGCCGACTCACGCAGACGTCCATGAGCAAGACCGTGGCCGAGCTGTCGCTGCGGGTGTGGGTGCCGCAGACGGCGCGGCTGAAGTTCGTCAAGCAGGTCTCGCCGACGCTGCTGGACCTGACCGGCAAGCGTGCCGACGTCAACCCGCTGACCGGCGACTACCCGACCGGGTCCTGGGGGGCCGAGGAGCGCGAATACCACGTGTGCGTCGAGGTGCCGCCCGGGCAGATCGGCCAGGAGATCAGGGCGGGCTGGGTCAAGCTCGTACGCCCCGACACCGGCGACGTCGTGGCCAGTGGCAACGTGCTCGCCCAATGGACCGACGACCTTGCGCAGTCCACCCGGATCAACGGGAAGGTCGCCCACTACACCGGCCAGGCGGAGCTGCACGAGCTGATCCAGGACGGGCTCAGCGCGCGGGCGGTGGGCGACGTCGACACCGCGACCGCCCGCCTGGCCAGAGCCAGGGAGCTGGCCGCCGAGACGGGCCGCGAGGACACCGCGCGGCTGCTGGAGAAGGTGGTGGAGGTCGATCCCGCCACCGGCACGGCCAGGCTGCGCAGGAACGTCGACAAGGCCGACGAGATCGAGCTCGACACCGGCTCGGTCCGCACCAGCCGGCTGCGCAAGGAAGGATTCTGA
- a CDS encoding PP2C family serine/threonine-protein phosphatase yields the protein MTGNEKVASCPVCEAPVLAGDIYCEACGHPMGAPTCASCGAGAVDAEGYCERCGLRQPTGRDHAETVLDNGAAAVTDRGLRRSRNEDAMALMASGDTIVAVVCDGVGSSPRADEASAVAVETAATALARGASQQEAFDLAGRAVAKLATSVYDAPACTYVAAVVEPDRITLGWAGDTRAYSLPDGGLLTEDDAIETGEITAWLGADAEGVTLHVRTFTPHAPGLLLVCSDGLWRYLDGYAFPSAGTPLEMAREMLRHALDSGGQDNVTIALIPLGEARE from the coding sequence GTGACCGGTAACGAGAAAGTCGCCTCTTGTCCCGTCTGCGAGGCTCCCGTGCTCGCGGGCGACATCTACTGCGAGGCCTGCGGTCACCCGATGGGAGCTCCGACGTGCGCGTCCTGCGGGGCGGGCGCCGTGGACGCGGAAGGCTACTGCGAGCGGTGCGGCCTGCGCCAGCCCACCGGCCGGGACCACGCGGAGACCGTGCTGGACAACGGCGCGGCGGCCGTGACGGACAGAGGGTTGCGGCGCAGCCGCAACGAGGACGCGATGGCGCTCATGGCCTCCGGCGACACGATCGTGGCCGTGGTGTGCGACGGGGTGGGCAGTTCGCCCAGGGCCGACGAGGCGTCCGCGGTGGCGGTCGAGACCGCGGCCACCGCGCTGGCCAGAGGGGCGTCGCAGCAGGAGGCGTTCGACCTGGCCGGCCGGGCCGTGGCCAAGCTGGCGACCTCCGTGTACGACGCCCCCGCCTGCACGTACGTCGCCGCCGTGGTCGAGCCGGACCGGATCACGCTCGGGTGGGCCGGTGACACGCGGGCCTATTCGTTGCCCGACGGCGGCTTGCTGACCGAGGACGACGCGATCGAGACCGGCGAGATCACCGCCTGGCTCGGCGCGGACGCCGAGGGCGTCACGCTCCACGTACGGACCTTCACCCCCCACGCGCCCGGCCTGCTGCTCGTCTGCAGCGACGGCCTGTGGCGCTACCTGGACGGCTATGCCTTCCCCAGCGCCGGCACCCCGCTCGAGATGGCCAGGGAGATGCTGCGGCACGCGCTGGACTCCGGCGGCCAGGACAACGTGACGATCGCCTTGATCCCCTTAGGAGAAGCCCGTGAGTGA
- a CDS encoding serine/threonine-protein kinase — protein sequence MSRCAQPGCTGTIDEGYCDLCGTAESSPAPPASFRTQPSSPQTSPVSRPTSGPTSSSGRSRAGVLATIADLPSVPYRDPATAVMTDPEVPEDKRFCANPDCGKPVGRSREGRPGLTDGFCPHCRTLFSFTPKLDKDDLVAGQYRVLGCLAHGGLGWIYLAADEYLDGRWVVLKGLLNTNDAEALAAAEAERKVLTTVDHPNIVKVFNFQRSAGLGYIVMEYVGGQSLHELRRQGPLPLRETLIYGREILQAFGYLHEAGLVYCDLKPANVIRVGKGLKLIDLGAVQPLGSPPGTSWATRGYHAPELETHPSSVTSDLYTVARTLAVLAIPGFSPVANGVAAPLPQDCGHPSFTRLLRRATAAHPADRFQSAWEMEEQLLGVLREVCAEEEGVPYPNPSTLFGPERGAVGTALSEEDDQVLEPLDPGVAARRLPVPLVDPADPAAGVLAGLLGSDGKQLLDQLDAMPPTPETELMRARLLAEYGATEAPIALERLAAQLPGDWRVTWYRGVLALATGQADAAASMFDACVSMLPGELPPKLALAFALECAGQQAAASWYEIVWRTDHGCVSAAFGLARTGRMAVLDEVPATSSYRMAAQMALAASAVRRPDPSTMEPGDLVAAAGRLASLADLDSRRRDLLTAELLHGGLAWLETNAPPPDLELAGARFTEPGLRRQLEAIYRRLAVVAASRQERHALIDQANAVRPRTWV from the coding sequence ATGAGCCGCTGCGCGCAGCCAGGCTGCACGGGCACGATCGACGAGGGCTACTGCGACCTGTGCGGCACCGCGGAGAGCTCTCCCGCGCCTCCCGCCTCGTTCCGTACCCAGCCTTCGTCACCGCAGACCAGCCCGGTGAGCAGGCCGACGAGCGGGCCGACGAGCAGCAGCGGCAGGTCGCGGGCCGGGGTGCTGGCCACCATCGCCGACCTGCCGTCGGTGCCCTACCGCGACCCGGCCACCGCCGTGATGACCGACCCCGAGGTGCCCGAGGACAAGCGCTTCTGCGCCAACCCCGACTGCGGCAAGCCCGTCGGCCGCTCCCGCGAGGGCCGCCCGGGGCTGACGGACGGGTTCTGCCCCCACTGCCGCACCTTGTTCTCCTTCACCCCGAAGCTGGACAAGGACGACCTGGTGGCGGGCCAGTACCGGGTGCTGGGCTGCCTGGCGCACGGCGGGCTCGGCTGGATCTACCTGGCCGCCGACGAATACCTCGACGGCCGGTGGGTGGTGCTCAAGGGCCTGCTCAACACCAACGACGCCGAGGCGCTGGCGGCGGCGGAGGCCGAGCGGAAGGTCCTCACCACCGTCGACCACCCCAACATCGTCAAGGTCTTCAACTTCCAGCGCTCGGCCGGGCTCGGCTACATCGTCATGGAGTACGTCGGCGGCCAGTCCCTGCACGAGCTGCGCCGCCAGGGCCCGCTGCCGCTGCGCGAGACCCTGATCTACGGGCGGGAGATCCTGCAGGCGTTCGGCTATCTGCACGAGGCCGGCCTGGTCTACTGCGACCTGAAGCCGGCCAACGTGATCAGGGTGGGCAAGGGGCTCAAGCTCATCGACCTGGGCGCGGTGCAGCCGCTCGGCTCGCCGCCGGGCACGTCGTGGGCCACCCGCGGCTATCACGCCCCCGAGCTGGAGACCCATCCGTCGTCGGTGACCTCCGACCTCTACACCGTGGCCAGGACGCTGGCGGTGCTGGCGATCCCGGGGTTCAGCCCGGTCGCGAACGGCGTGGCCGCCCCGCTGCCGCAGGACTGCGGGCATCCATCGTTCACCCGGCTGCTGCGCAGGGCCACCGCCGCCCATCCGGCCGACAGGTTCCAGAGCGCGTGGGAGATGGAGGAGCAGCTCCTCGGCGTGCTGCGCGAGGTCTGCGCCGAGGAGGAAGGGGTGCCGTACCCGAATCCGTCGACGTTGTTCGGGCCCGAGCGGGGCGCGGTGGGGACGGCGCTGTCGGAGGAGGACGACCAGGTGCTCGAGCCGCTCGACCCCGGGGTGGCCGCGCGCCGGCTGCCGGTGCCGCTGGTCGACCCGGCCGACCCGGCCGCGGGAGTGCTGGCCGGACTGCTCGGCAGCGACGGCAAGCAGCTGCTCGACCAGCTCGACGCGATGCCTCCGACGCCCGAGACGGAGCTGATGAGGGCCAGGCTGCTGGCCGAGTACGGCGCGACGGAGGCGCCCATCGCGCTGGAGCGGCTGGCCGCGCAGCTGCCCGGCGACTGGCGGGTCACCTGGTACCGCGGCGTGCTCGCGCTGGCCACGGGGCAGGCCGATGCGGCCGCGTCGATGTTCGACGCGTGCGTGTCGATGTTGCCGGGCGAGCTGCCGCCCAAGCTGGCGCTGGCGTTCGCGCTGGAGTGCGCGGGGCAACAGGCCGCGGCCTCCTGGTACGAGATCGTCTGGCGCACCGACCACGGCTGTGTGAGCGCGGCGTTCGGGCTGGCCAGGACCGGCAGGATGGCCGTGCTCGACGAGGTGCCCGCCACGTCGAGTTACCGGATGGCGGCGCAGATGGCGCTGGCCGCCTCCGCGGTGCGCCGCCCCGACCCGAGCACGATGGAGCCCGGCGATCTGGTGGCCGCGGCAGGCCGGCTGGCGAGCCTGGCCGACCTGGACTCGCGCCGCCGTGACCTGCTCACCGCCGAGCTGCTGCACGGCGGGCTGGCCTGGCTGGAGACGAACGCGCCACCGCCGGACCTGGAGCTGGCCGGGGCACGGTTCACCGAGCCCGGGCTGCGCAGGCAGCTGGAGGCCATCTACCGCAGGCTCGCCGTCGTGGCGGCCTCCCGGCAGGAAAGGCACGCCCTCATTGACCAGGCGAACGCCGTGCGACCGAGGACCTGGGTGTGA
- a CDS encoding amylo-alpha-1,6-glucosidase, protein MEARPAVDDAALGREAMAVLEANWTGTGTVPAPGLYPHQWSWDSAFVVIGLARHRPDRARDELLSLLRGQWATGMVPHIVFHTPEAYFPGPSVWRSQEHEAAPRVLTSGLTAPPLHGLALWWLYQHTGDEAFVRKAYPALVAQHDYLASARDLGGAGLAAIVHPWESGMDDSPAWDEPLAALPVIRYGYRHLELDERHPDSDHDRYVWLAMRYRDAGYSPGYLRDEHPFAVEDPMFNGIWLASCQAMAELAPLAHADPAPHVEQAERIRQAMLERLWDGCFYARDLRSGQLIRVSTVGGFGPLLDPLLPSEHLNAAVEMLESARFMGATGYPVPSCEIRAAQFDRTRYWRGPSWVNTNWLLRRAAAVHSLDHLAQQLTNGTLRLVRQAGFRECFDPFDGSGRGCRDFSWSAALTLDLLADTVVE, encoded by the coding sequence ATGGAGGCGCGGCCGGCGGTTGACGATGCCGCGCTCGGGCGCGAGGCCATGGCCGTGCTCGAGGCGAACTGGACGGGCACTGGCACCGTGCCCGCGCCAGGGCTCTATCCGCATCAATGGAGCTGGGACTCCGCGTTCGTCGTCATCGGCCTGGCCAGGCACCGGCCCGACCGGGCCCGCGACGAGCTGCTCAGCCTGCTGCGGGGGCAGTGGGCGACGGGGATGGTGCCGCACATCGTCTTCCACACGCCGGAGGCGTACTTCCCGGGGCCCTCCGTATGGCGCTCGCAAGAGCACGAGGCCGCGCCGCGCGTGCTCACCTCGGGGCTGACCGCCCCGCCGCTGCACGGGCTGGCGCTGTGGTGGCTCTACCAGCACACCGGCGACGAGGCGTTCGTCAGGAAGGCGTACCCGGCGCTGGTCGCCCAGCACGACTACCTCGCCTCGGCCCGCGACCTCGGCGGCGCGGGGCTGGCCGCGATCGTGCACCCCTGGGAGTCCGGCATGGACGACAGCCCGGCCTGGGACGAGCCGCTGGCCGCGCTGCCCGTCATCAGGTACGGCTACCGCCACCTGGAACTCGACGAACGCCACCCCGACAGCGATCACGACCGGTACGTCTGGCTCGCCATGCGTTACCGCGACGCCGGCTACAGCCCCGGCTACCTGCGTGACGAGCATCCGTTCGCGGTCGAGGACCCGATGTTCAACGGCATCTGGCTGGCGTCCTGCCAGGCCATGGCCGAGCTGGCGCCGCTCGCGCACGCCGATCCCGCACCCCACGTCGAGCAGGCCGAGCGCATCAGGCAGGCCATGCTGGAACGCCTGTGGGACGGCTGCTTCTACGCCAGGGACCTGCGGTCCGGACAGCTGATCAGAGTGTCCACGGTGGGCGGGTTCGGGCCGCTGCTCGATCCCCTGCTGCCCAGCGAGCACCTGAACGCCGCCGTCGAGATGCTGGAGTCGGCCAGGTTCATGGGCGCCACCGGGTATCCGGTGCCCAGTTGCGAGATCCGCGCCGCCCAGTTCGACCGCACCCGCTACTGGCGCGGGCCCTCGTGGGTGAACACCAACTGGCTGCTGCGCCGCGCCGCGGCCGTGCACTCGCTCGACCACCTGGCCCAGCAGCTCACCAACGGCACGCTGCGCCTGGTCAGGCAGGCCGGCTTCCGCGAGTGCTTCGACCCCTTCGACGGCAGCGGGCGCGGCTGCAGGGACTTCTCCTGGAGCGCGGCGCTCACCCTCGACCTGCTCGCCGATACCGTGGTGGAATGA
- a CDS encoding YtxH domain-containing protein: MRYRMTFAAGLAIGYVLGSRAGRERYEQIKRAAQRVADNPRVQEVAGVVGAQASKYAGMARSRMGDTLQQRIPFLSHDAHKHDGGTGWPEEEATAADDMEKKARESGIPY; the protein is encoded by the coding sequence ATGCGATATCGGATGACATTCGCTGCGGGCCTGGCGATCGGCTACGTGCTGGGCAGCCGGGCCGGTCGCGAACGGTACGAACAGATCAAGCGGGCGGCGCAGCGCGTCGCCGACAACCCCCGGGTCCAGGAGGTCGCGGGCGTGGTCGGCGCGCAGGCATCGAAGTACGCGGGAATGGCGAGGTCCAGGATGGGTGACACGCTGCAGCAGCGGATCCCGTTCCTGAGCCATGACGCGCACAAACACGACGGCGGCACCGGCTGGCCGGAGGAGGAGGCCACCGCGGCCGACGACATGGAGAAGAAAGCCCGCGAAAGCGGGATCCCGTATTAG